In Actinomycetota bacterium, the genomic window ATATCCGCAAAACTGATTTCACAATCGTATCTGAATTTTTTCTGTATCTGAAGATCGTTTATATTCTTTACTGCAATATCTTCCATTTTTTTCTTAAAGGCATGATACAGAGCTTCAATATCGCCGCTATCATCATTTTTTGAGCCGATGGTAATTCCACATGCCATTTTATGTCCGCCAAATTTTTCAAATACATGTTTCACTTCATTTAAATGCCCGAAAAGGTCAAACCCTTCAATGCTTCGTCCCGAACCTCTGAGGCAGTTTTTTTCTTCTTTAAACAGGATAACAGGTATGTGAAGCTTCTTTACAAGTTCAGACGCCATAAGCCCTATCAGTCCTTCATGCCATTCAGTTGATTTTTCAATAAATATCTTTTTATTTCTTCTAATCTCTTCAAAATCAGATTTCTTTTCATTAAATATTTTTTTAAGCGCATTTTCCTGCATTTTTTTTCTTCTGTTATTTGAAGCGTTAATCTTTTCAATTATTTTATCATGCATGCAGTATTTATTATTTATTAGCTCAAAGCTGTCCATTGCATTTTCAATTCTTCCCGAAGCATTGAGTCTTGGACCGATGACAAACCCGATATCGTAGACGGAATACTCTTTTTTATCAGGCAAAACGTTTGCCAGCAACATCTTAAGACCTTTGTTTCCGGTTTTTTCAAGGATTTTCAGACCCCATTTTACAATAAGTCTGTTTTCATCTATCAGAGGCATCAGGTCAGTGACTGTGGATATTGCAATCATATCCATAAAGGAAGTCAGATAATCCTTGCTAAAATTTCGCTTAAATGTTTTATCCATCATGAGCAGCACGGCATTTATCAATTTGAATGAAACTGCAGCACCGCTTAAATCCTTAAAGGGATATCCGGAATTTTTAAGATGAGGATTTACAATTATATATCTGTATGTTTCTGATTTTCTTTTTTTACAAAATTCCTTATATGTATCATAACTATCATTATTCATAATATGATGATCAGCGGCAATAATGTCAGGATATTGTGAATTTTCATTTACAAAACGTATGACTTCCGAACTGTTTGTACCGCAGTCAACACATATGATAAGACCGGCATCAGGTTTTTCTTTTTTGGTCTTTTTTAAAAATTCTACGCTTATATCATAACCTTCTTCAATTCTGTCAGGAATATGCACATTCACTTCCAGCCCTGATTTTCTTAAAAATCCTGAAACTATATGGGAGCTTATTATTCCATCAGCATCATAATCGCCAAAAATAACTATTTTTTCTTTATGCTTAATAGCTTTTTTTATTCTTTCAGCTGCTATTTTAATCTGCGGGATTAAAAAAGGATCATGCAGATCTGAGGGACTTATTTTTTTTAGAAATTTAAGTATTTTATCTTCACTGTCAAGATTACGGTTAATTAAGATTCTGAGAAATGCTTCTGAATATCCTGAAAGTCTGATTGATTTTTGAATATTTTCTGGAACCGGCCTGCTGCTTATCTGTTTCCAGTGCTCTGATATACCGGTCATTTTATTTTTTATATTTTGGGAATTTGTTGTTCCATGCAACAAGCAAAGGACTGCCGATAAACATTGAAGAATAAGTTCCGGACAGTATGCCTATAAAAAGTCCGAAAGCAAAATCCTGTAAAGTAGGATTACCCAGAATAAGCAATGCTATAATCGGGAATAAAGTCGTAATAATAGCGCTCATGCTTCTTACAAAAATTTTGTTGATAGAATAATTGACAATGTCAAAAAATCTGTCGCGTTTGTTGAATCTGAGCTCTTCCCTGACTCTGTCAAATATGATTATTGTATCATTTACTGAATAGCCCAGAACAGTAAGCATTACTGCTATGGTGGTAACATTGAATTCCCTGTATGTGATTATATAAATGCTTAACATTATCATTAAGTCATGCATGAGTTTAAGAATAGCGGAAACAGCAAACCTCACTTCAAACCGTATCCATACATAAATAAGGATTCCTGCAAGGCTTATTGCAACCGCAATCAGGGCATATTTCGTTATCTGCTTTGAAAACCCCGGAGCTACTTCCCTGTCCTGAGCCAGAGGCCTTTCTATGCCTATTTTTGCATCAAGTTCGTCAAGTATCCTGTTCTTTTCATCTTCATTAATGGGAACAGTTCTGACAATGTACTGATCAGGGGCGGTATTCTGCAATATTGATTTACCGTATCCTGTCTCTTCCATTACTTTTCTTACTTCCGAGACAGTTGTATCCTGCTTGAATTTTATCTCCATAAGATTTCCGCCAAGAAAATCTATTCCGAAATTAAAGCCTCTTACAAAATAAAATACAATTCCGGTTATGATTATTATCAGGGAAATAATATAAAATATTTTTCCTTTTCCAATAAAATCAAATCTGTATGTCTTATCTGTATTTATTTGGTTTTCAATAACAGGTTTTGCCAATTACTTCTCCTTTAGGGTCTTCTGAGGCATTTCCTTTAAAGTCTGCTGAGGCATTTTTACGCCGATAAAACCTAAAGAAACAACTCTGGAATTTATTATTAAAAACAGTATTGCCCTCACAAGGATAAGGCCTGTTATCATGCTCAGAACAACACCGATTGCAAGAGTAACAGAAAATCCCCTGATGGGGCCTGTTCCAAATCTGTAAAGAGCAGCAGCAGTTATCAGAGTGGTTATATTGGAGTCAATTATCGCTTTTAGTGCATTCTTAAAACCTTCACGCAAAGAAATCTGCTTGCTTTTTCCTTTAAGGATTTCTTCCCTTGTCCTTGCAAATATTAGCACATTTGCATCAACAGCCATTCCTATTGTCAGTATTGCACCGGCTATTCCGGGTAATGTCAGAGGAGTTTTAAGGGCGGAAAGAATACCCCAGAAAAATATAACATAAAAAATAAGACCTATTATCGATATCGCACCAAACCCTCTGTAAACTGCAATCATAAAAATCGCAACCAGGGCAAGACCTATTGTTCCTGCAATCAGGCTCTGTAAAAGAGAATCCCTTCCCAGCGTGGGACCTATAAATCCTGATTCCTGTACTTCCAGATTAACCGGAAGAGCACCGGTCTGCAGAACCAGGGCGATGTCTTTTGCTTCTTCCAGACTGCCGATATTTTCAATTACGCCGTCACTTGAAATCACTGCACGAATAACAGGCGCCGATTTTATTTCACCATCAAGAACTATGGCAAGCGGGTTTCCGATGTTTTCGGATGTTATTTTTTCAAAAAGCTTGGCTCCTTCAGCATTAAAGCTGAATTGGACAACAACCTTGCCGCTGTTGTCATAACCGGCATTTGCACCCGATAGCTTGTCTCCTGTAAGTAAAACCGGACCTAACTGTGCATTGCCATCATTGTCAACTCCTTCAAGTATCCTGAATTCCAGCTGAGCCGTTTTCCCTATGACTTCAACTGCTCTTTCAGGATCTTCTACTCCCGGAAGCTGTATTACTATATTGTTTGAATAATCTTTTGTAACAAGAGGCTCGGAAATCCCCAGTTTATCTATTCTGTTAAGGATTATCAGCATCGCCTTATCTATTGCAGCAGAATCAACACCTGAAGCAGCTGTCTGCTGTTCTTCATTTTCCTGTGATGTCTTATCGGTTGTTCCGGCAGGCTTTAATATAACCTGTGTTCCTCCCTGAAGATCCAGACCGAGTTTTATGGGATTTTTAATTATGCTCCAGACACACAACCCCATAAGAATTACAAATATCACTACCGTTACTATATTAAGCTTGTTGCGCCTCATTATTTTATTTTCAGTTTTACCAAATTATAGAAAGTTTTTTATTTCTTATTTCTTTTTATTTCTTTTTATTTCTTATTTCTTTAATGAACCGGAAGATGCTGTAACGTCTGCCACTATTTTTCGGGCAATCGCGCTTTTGGAGATCTTTATATCTACTCCGCTGGATATTGTTATTATTATAGAGTCTCCTCCCACATCCTTGATTTTTCCAAAGATGCCTCCGACAGTTACTATCTCATCTCCTCTTTGAAGATTTCCCAATAAATCCTGCTGTGTTTTTGATCTTTGTCTCTGCGGTCTTATCAGAAGGAAGTAAAAAGCAACTACAAGAACAACCAGCCATATCCATGTACCGTATTTTGCCAGCCATGTCTGCTTAACAGGGGTACCGTCAGCATTTGTCGCTACAGTAGTGCTGCCGTCTCCGGCCATGGGAAAACAGCCGGTTGCAAGGATTGACAAAATAAAAACCATGGAAATGATTACAATTGCAATTATGGTTTTAATTGATTTACTATTCCTCATTACTTTCACCTTGTTTTTAGTTTTTAATTTTCAATTTTATATTTACTGATTTATATTTACTAATCTTTAAGCTTCAGAAATATAACTACTTAATTATTAACATTTTTCAGAAATTTGCAAACATTAATTTCAAATAAGCGGTATTTTGAAAGCTATGATCCGTATTTGCTGATAAAATCATTTTTAAACTTTGTATAATTATTTTGTGAAATTGCAGCTTTGGCATTTTTTATAAGTTCAAAAAGAAAATTTATATTATGTATTGAAAGCAATATGCTGGAAACTATTTCTTTATTCTTGTGAAGATGCTTTATATACGCTTTGGAATAATTTCTGCACGAATAACAGTTACAGTCCTCTTCAATTGGATAAAAGTCATCACTATATTTTTTATTTTTAATATTTATTTTTCCGTATTTGGTAAAAGCGCTGCCATTTCTTGAAATCCTCGTAGGCAGCACGCAGTCAAACATGTCAACTCCGAAATTTATTCCGTTTAATATACCGACAGGGTCTCCGAGCCCCATAACATATAAAGGTTTTCTCCTGTCGGTGAACTGGGAGGTGTAGCCCATCATTTCAGTAGTGATATCCCTGCTTTCCCCC contains:
- the secF gene encoding protein translocase subunit SecF — translated: MAKPVIENQINTDKTYRFDFIGKGKIFYIISLIIIITGIVFYFVRGFNFGIDFLGGNLMEIKFKQDTTVSEVRKVMEETGYGKSILQNTAPDQYIVRTVPINEDEKNRILDELDAKIGIERPLAQDREVAPGFSKQITKYALIAVAISLAGILIYVWIRFEVRFAVSAILKLMHDLMIMLSIYIITYREFNVTTIAVMLTVLGYSVNDTIIIFDRVREELRFNKRDRFFDIVNYSINKIFVRSMSAIITTLFPIIALLILGNPTLQDFAFGLFIGILSGTYSSMFIGSPLLVAWNNKFPKYKK
- the secD gene encoding protein translocase subunit SecD: MRRNKLNIVTVVIFVILMGLCVWSIIKNPIKLGLDLQGGTQVILKPAGTTDKTSQENEEQQTAASGVDSAAIDKAMLIILNRIDKLGISEPLVTKDYSNNIVIQLPGVEDPERAVEVIGKTAQLEFRILEGVDNDGNAQLGPVLLTGDKLSGANAGYDNSGKVVVQFSFNAEGAKLFEKITSENIGNPLAIVLDGEIKSAPVIRAVISSDGVIENIGSLEEAKDIALVLQTGALPVNLEVQESGFIGPTLGRDSLLQSLIAGTIGLALVAIFMIAVYRGFGAISIIGLIFYVIFFWGILSALKTPLTLPGIAGAILTIGMAVDANVLIFARTREEILKGKSKQISLREGFKNALKAIIDSNITTLITAAALYRFGTGPIRGFSVTLAIGVVLSMITGLILVRAILFLIINSRVVSLGFIGVKMPQQTLKEMPQKTLKEK
- the yajC gene encoding preprotein translocase subunit YajC; amino-acid sequence: MAGDGSTTVATNADGTPVKQTWLAKYGTWIWLVVLVVAFYFLLIRPQRQRSKTQQDLLGNLQRGDEIVTVGGIFGKIKDVGGDSIIITISSGVDIKISKSAIARKIVADVTASSGSLKK